Within Deltaproteobacteria bacterium, the genomic segment GATCTCACGCGACCAGAAGCGGGCGCTCAATCGCCTGCTCGATCAAGCGAAGCGCTTGGGTGGCGATTTCGAGAAGCGTGCGCAACGCGTGCAGAAGGATGTTGAACAGCGCAGCGAGAAGTTACTTGCGAGCCTCGAAGCGCAGATAACGCAGCGCCTCGAACCGGTCGTGCGCCGCCTCGACCTTCCAACCCGTAAAGAAGTGCAGGGTCTTAACAAGCGCATCGGTCAGCTTGAGCGGCGTCTGCAAGCGGGATCAGCCGGCACGCGCACGACAGAATCCAGCGTAGAATCGGCCTCGCCTGCGGCCGATCCGTTTCCCGAGATTGAGTGAGCAGCGCGACCTCGCCGCGCGTTTGCGTTATTCGGTCAGCGCACCTGGAAGCCGCGCCCCGGCGCCCGCCGCCTGCGCAATCATCACCGGCGGCGCATGCCGGTTGCTCAGCAAATCGATCCGCACACGCGCAATGCCACGTCGCACGATCCCGAGCGAGCGTGCTGCGGCAT encodes:
- a CDS encoding phasin family protein, coding for MQRDAETLLTRTRKQASSLISRDQKRALNRLLDQAKRLGGDFEKRAQRVQKDVEQRSEKLLASLEAQITQRLEPVVRRLDLPTRKEVQGLNKRIGQLERRLQAGSAGTRTTESSVESASPAADPFPEIE